In a single window of the Anaerotruncus rubiinfantis genome:
- the nadD gene encoding nicotinate (nicotinamide) nucleotide adenylyltransferase, with protein MRTGIFGGTFNPVHSGHVLLAQTYIAALSLERMLVIPTRIPPHKTGESLIPGENRLEMCRLAFMQNPVCEVSDIELRRPDKSYTVDTLEKLHRDFPNDEFYLIMGSDMFLTFTEWRRWQRISELAVVCVGAREKNLRPALEGQSRLLCGYGVRCRIIDLDPMPISSTEVRAMAKRGEPLDAVVPPAVAGYIAENRLYQG; from the coding sequence ATGCGCACCGGGATCTTCGGCGGGACCTTCAACCCGGTGCACAGCGGGCACGTCCTTTTGGCGCAGACCTACATTGCCGCGCTTTCGCTTGAACGGATGCTCGTCATCCCAACACGCATCCCGCCGCACAAAACCGGCGAAAGCCTTATTCCCGGGGAAAACCGGCTCGAAATGTGCAGGCTTGCCTTTATGCAAAACCCGGTCTGCGAGGTGAGCGATATCGAGCTGCGGCGGCCGGACAAAAGCTACACGGTCGACACGCTCGAAAAATTGCACCGGGATTTCCCCAACGACGAATTTTACCTCATTATGGGAAGCGATATGTTTCTGACCTTCACCGAATGGCGACGCTGGCAGCGGATTTCCGAACTGGCGGTTGTCTGCGTGGGCGCGCGGGAAAAGAACCTGCGTCCGGCGCTGGAGGGGCAGTCGCGCCTGCTTTGCGGGTACGGCGTGCGGTGCCGGATCATCGATCTTGATCCGATGCCTATCTCCTCCACCGAGGTGCGCGCGATGGCAAAGCGCGGCGAGCCGCTCGATGCGGTGGTGCCGCCCGCTGTCGCCGGTTATATTGCGGAAAACCGGCTGTACCAGGGCTGA
- the plsX gene encoding phosphate acyltransferase PlsX — MRIIVDVFGGDHAPIEILKGCAMAVQEYGVDILAVGNERVIRDEAAKNGISLDRISITNVEKVIPVEVDPAEVVKSYDDCTMAVGLKMLASGEGDAFVSAGSTGAVVVGASVLVKRIKGIKRAALATVIPNANGCYMLIDIGANKECRPEMLTQFGIMGSIYMENIIGVKHPRVGTVNIGSEDSKGLDLQKEANEQLQHAPINFIGNVEPRYLPQGCCDVAICDGFTGNVILKLTEGLAKWFSNELKGIFMASGKTKMGYLLVKDGVNGFKNKMDYKEYGGAPLMGITKPVIKAHGSSDARAFKNAIHQAMNYTERGVVTQIEHSLAELKNRMPRDGQ; from the coding sequence ATGCGGATTATTGTGGATGTGTTTGGAGGCGACCATGCGCCGATCGAAATTCTCAAAGGCTGCGCCATGGCGGTGCAGGAATACGGCGTGGATATCCTTGCTGTCGGCAATGAGCGGGTGATCCGGGACGAAGCGGCTAAGAACGGCATTTCGCTTGACCGGATTTCGATCACGAACGTCGAGAAGGTCATCCCGGTCGAGGTGGACCCGGCCGAGGTGGTCAAGTCTTACGACGACTGCACGATGGCGGTCGGGCTCAAGATGCTTGCGAGCGGAGAAGGAGACGCATTTGTGAGTGCCGGAAGCACCGGTGCGGTTGTCGTGGGCGCCTCGGTGCTTGTCAAGCGGATCAAAGGGATCAAACGCGCGGCGCTCGCGACAGTCATCCCAAACGCAAACGGCTGTTACATGCTGATCGACATTGGCGCAAACAAAGAATGCCGCCCGGAAATGCTCACCCAGTTCGGCATCATGGGCAGCATCTACATGGAAAACATCATCGGGGTGAAACACCCAAGGGTCGGCACCGTGAACATCGGTTCGGAGGATTCCAAAGGCCTTGACCTGCAGAAGGAGGCGAATGAGCAGCTCCAGCATGCGCCGATTAACTTCATCGGCAACGTTGAACCGCGCTACCTGCCGCAGGGCTGCTGCGACGTGGCAATCTGCGACGGCTTCACCGGAAATGTCATCCTGAAACTGACAGAAGGGCTTGCGAAGTGGTTCTCGAACGAACTCAAGGGGATCTTCATGGCCAGCGGAAAGACCAAGATGGGATATCTGCTTGTGAAGGACGGTGTAAACGGCTTCAAAAACAAAATGGATTACAAAGAATACGGCGGCGCGCCGCTCATGGGTATCACAAAGCCGGTGATCAAGGCGCACGGCAGTTCGGATGCGCGCGCGTTCAAAAACGCGATCCACCAGGCGATGAACTACACCGAACGCGGCGTGGTTACGCAGATCGAGCATTCACTGGCCGAGCTGAAAAACCGGATGCCGCGGGATGGGCAGTGA
- the ftsY gene encoding signal recognition particle-docking protein FtsY, giving the protein MGFFGKLAEGLKKTRDSMTKAMDDLLSSFGKIDEELYEELEETLIMSDVGIRTAQAIVGQLREEVKKRGVSDASEVKGLIKEIVTGMLEGGQELRISTRPSVILVIGVNGVGKTTTIGKLAANLKADGKKVLLGAADTFRAAAIEQLEIWAERSGVDLVKQAEGSDPAAVVFDAITAGKARGADVVICDTAGRLHNKKNLMDELSKISRVIQREAPGCDTEVLLVLDATTGQNALNQARQFKEAAGITGIILTKLDGTARGGVVIGIKQELQVPIKYIGVGEQIDDLRPFDAKDFVDALFSGEQDEPEEES; this is encoded by the coding sequence ATGGGATTTTTCGGGAAACTGGCCGAAGGCTTAAAAAAAACGCGGGACTCGATGACCAAAGCGATGGACGACCTGCTCAGTTCGTTTGGCAAGATCGATGAGGAGCTCTATGAGGAGCTGGAGGAAACGCTGATCATGTCGGACGTTGGAATCCGCACCGCGCAGGCGATCGTCGGGCAGCTGCGTGAAGAGGTGAAAAAGCGCGGCGTTTCGGACGCCTCCGAAGTGAAGGGGCTTATCAAGGAGATTGTGACCGGCATGCTCGAAGGCGGGCAGGAGCTTCGGATCTCAACCCGGCCGTCGGTCATCCTGGTGATCGGCGTGAACGGCGTGGGCAAGACCACCACCATCGGAAAGCTCGCGGCGAACCTCAAGGCGGACGGAAAGAAGGTGCTGCTCGGCGCGGCGGATACCTTCCGCGCGGCGGCGATCGAACAGCTTGAAATCTGGGCCGAACGTTCCGGCGTTGATCTGGTCAAACAGGCGGAGGGCTCCGACCCAGCGGCGGTCGTGTTCGACGCGATCACGGCGGGCAAGGCGCGCGGCGCGGACGTGGTTATCTGCGACACGGCCGGAAGGCTTCATAACAAAAAAAACCTCATGGATGAGCTCTCGAAAATCTCCCGCGTGATCCAGCGTGAAGCACCCGGCTGCGACACCGAGGTGCTGCTCGTGCTCGATGCGACCACCGGGCAAAACGCGCTCAACCAGGCGCGCCAGTTCAAGGAAGCTGCCGGGATCACCGGTATCATCCTCACCAAGCTTGACGGTACCGCGCGCGGAGGCGTGGTCATCGGCATTAAACAGGAATTGCAGGTTCCGATCAAATATATCGGCGTGGGCGAACAGATCGACGATCTGCGCCCGTTTGACGCAAAGGATTTTGTCGACGCCCTCTTTTCGGGCGAACAGGATGAACCGGAGGAGGAAAGCTGA
- the yqeK gene encoding bis(5'-nucleosyl)-tetraphosphatase (symmetrical) YqeK, which produces MEYDLEKLESLARKNLSAKRFYHTQCVVRRAEELAERYGCDIGKARVAGWLHDICKELPRGEQLQWLTKFGIILDSVQLGQPKTWHGMAACGYMKLELGIDDPEILHAVRYHTTACGEMTVFDEVIYLADLTSAERDYPDIDTMRKLADTATGPAMKYAMCYALGDLVIREQGISRDSFEAYNYYLRY; this is translated from the coding sequence TTGGAATATGATTTGGAAAAGTTGGAAAGCCTAGCAAGAAAGAACCTCTCGGCGAAACGGTTTTATCATACCCAGTGCGTCGTCCGGCGGGCGGAAGAGCTTGCGGAGCGGTACGGCTGCGACATTGGGAAAGCGCGTGTTGCGGGCTGGCTGCACGATATCTGCAAGGAGCTCCCGCGCGGCGAGCAGTTGCAATGGCTTACAAAGTTTGGTATAATCCTAGACAGTGTGCAGCTGGGACAGCCAAAGACCTGGCACGGGATGGCCGCGTGCGGCTATATGAAACTGGAGCTTGGGATCGACGACCCGGAGATTCTTCACGCCGTGCGCTACCACACGACCGCATGCGGAGAAATGACCGTCTTCGACGAGGTGATCTATCTGGCCGACCTCACCAGCGCGGAACGGGATTATCCTGACATCGACACGATGCGCAAGCTTGCCGACACCGCCACCGGTCCGGCAATGAAATATGCGATGTGCTATGCGCTGGGCGATCTGGTCATCCGGGAACAGGGGATCAGCCGCGACAGCTTTGA
- the rdgB gene encoding RdgB/HAM1 family non-canonical purine NTP pyrophosphatase, which produces MQVIVATGNKGKLCEFERIFAPLGISVVAQGEVCPGLQVEETGTTFAENAFLKAQAVHERTGKAAVADDSGLCVDALDGRPGVYSARYGGEEMPYPEKMEKLVEELGCLPVDYRTAKFVAHICFIDADGTRIDVEGVCPGYIGAEPKGENGFGFDPIFMVGDRSFAELSDSEKDRISHRGKALRELAERLKEHLK; this is translated from the coding sequence ATGCAGGTGATCGTTGCGACCGGCAACAAAGGCAAATTGTGTGAATTCGAGCGGATCTTCGCGCCGCTTGGGATTTCTGTGGTTGCACAGGGGGAGGTCTGTCCGGGCCTTCAGGTGGAGGAAACCGGGACAACCTTTGCGGAAAACGCCTTTCTTAAGGCGCAGGCGGTGCATGAGCGCACCGGGAAGGCCGCCGTGGCGGATGATTCCGGACTCTGTGTCGATGCGCTCGACGGGCGCCCAGGCGTTTATTCGGCGCGATATGGGGGCGAAGAGATGCCTTATCCTGAAAAAATGGAGAAACTGGTCGAAGAACTCGGCTGCCTGCCGGTCGATTACCGCACCGCGAAGTTTGTGGCGCACATCTGTTTTATCGATGCTGACGGGACCCGCATCGATGTGGAGGGGGTTTGCCCGGGCTACATCGGCGCGGAACCGAAAGGGGAGAACGGCTTCGGATTTGATCCGATCTTTATGGTGGGGGACCGTAGCTTCGCAGAACTTTCCGACAGTGAAAAGGATCGGATTTCCCATCGCGGCAAAGCATTGCGGGAGCTGGCGGAAAGACTGAAAGAACATCTGAAATGA
- the yhbY gene encoding ribosome assembly RNA-binding protein YhbY: MLSSKQRAKLRGLANPIDTILQVGKGGVADALVKQVDDALTARELIKMRVLETSPEPVREIATRLAEATSSEVVQVIGTKFVLFRRNQKKPVIELD, from the coding sequence ATGTTAAGCAGTAAACAGCGCGCGAAGCTGCGCGGCCTCGCAAACCCGATCGATACCATCTTGCAGGTGGGAAAAGGCGGCGTGGCCGACGCGCTCGTAAAACAGGTGGACGACGCGCTCACCGCGCGGGAACTCATCAAGATGCGGGTGCTCGAAACTTCTCCCGAACCGGTGCGGGAGATTGCAACACGGCTTGCGGAGGCGACCAGCTCCGAAGTGGTACAGGTGATCGGCACAAAATTCGTGCTCTTTCGCAGGAACCAGAAGAAACCGGTCATCGAGCTTGACTGA
- the smc gene encoding chromosome segregation protein SMC: MNLRFRSLEIQGFKSFPDKTKLTFNDGITAVVGPNGSGKSNIADAVRWVLGEQSSKTLRGGKMEDVIFGGTQARKPQGYAHVQITIDNSDRALPYENDLVTISRKLYRSGESEYRINQNSVRLKDIYELFMDTGLGRDGYSIIGQGKIAEIVSAKSTQRREIFEEAAGISKYRYRKAEAQRRLEGAEENLLRLRDILLELESRVEPLRVQSEKAAQFLEYAAEKKTLEISLWVLTLERSKQVLREQEDKILLCKTEHDEIQAEIDGIEKSINHLFAQMQELAVQIDERRQKTREIEDLSAKNGADIAVMRNDIAHNESSIQRIEAELTQSGASDSDLDEKIRTYEDGIAQKEDALNDLHAGQQKTQEEIDAFSARRTECAGRIDALKERRYALSQSINEVKLSSASSGSLIDETIERLASIKDNALVRDENLIRVQKEQADCTELLAEIADNIQSLQNAQKGYQLKLESRQKKMDSLAANRREYEDKARERLQKAQLLFNMENSMEGFSQSVKYIMAQAGKGALHDIYGPVSRLITVADEHALAIEIALGAAMQNIAVKDEAVAKRAIGMLKESRSGRATFLPVSTVKGNRLTEGWLDTADGFVGVAAGLVRYEERFAGIINQLLGRIVIVRDLDCATAIAKRAGYKFRIVTLDGQVVNAGGSMTGGYAAKSAGILSRAKEIDALKAEAKGLQEQMARLDGELKALQAEAAELRAVAAGIDGELKTAQEDKIRYESEKKRLDLAYEEAVRVKEQAALEYDQLTARLEELKGQNVSNSELLGDLTRQMEEVVGNLARLGSQRDDCQSRVEEAANRFSEGKVREAALENEIAGIRQMIAQLVSQKENQAAHTAELERQKAEHAAEIEAIGERIAGAEAQRETYARQAEALNAEIREMAARRNESEAQSSRLRAGEKEILARRETAARELARLEEKKTALQSEYDGIISRLWDEYEITRSQASEAAQPVEDPAKAQRRLGELKSKIKALGSVNIAAVEEYKEVSERYTFLKAQVEDVEKSRAELGKLINDLTRDMQNIFAENFQKIAGHFAKIFTELFGGGRAELALTDPANILDSGIEIYVQPPGKIIKNLAALSGGEQAFVAIAIYFAILKVRPSPFCLLDEIEAALDDVNVVKYAQYLRTMCHKTQFITITHRRGTMEEADVLYGVTMQEEGVSKLLELNVSEVEQKLGIK, translated from the coding sequence GTGAATTTGCGTTTTCGCTCATTGGAAATTCAGGGCTTCAAGTCCTTTCCCGATAAAACAAAGCTTACCTTCAACGATGGGATCACCGCTGTTGTTGGGCCGAATGGAAGCGGAAAAAGCAATATTGCCGACGCGGTCCGCTGGGTTCTGGGCGAACAGTCCTCAAAGACGCTGCGCGGCGGCAAAATGGAGGATGTGATCTTCGGGGGTACCCAGGCACGCAAGCCACAGGGCTACGCGCATGTGCAGATCACCATCGACAACTCCGACCGGGCGCTTCCCTATGAAAACGATCTGGTTACGATTTCACGGAAACTCTACCGTTCGGGCGAGAGCGAATACCGCATCAACCAGAACAGCGTTCGTCTCAAGGACATTTACGAACTTTTTATGGATACCGGCCTTGGCCGGGACGGCTATTCGATCATCGGGCAGGGCAAGATTGCCGAAATCGTCTCTGCCAAAAGCACCCAGCGCCGGGAAATTTTTGAGGAGGCCGCGGGCATCTCAAAATACCGTTATCGCAAGGCGGAGGCGCAGCGCAGACTCGAAGGTGCGGAAGAAAATCTTTTGCGCCTTCGGGATATTCTTTTGGAACTCGAAAGCCGGGTCGAACCGCTGCGCGTCCAGTCGGAGAAGGCTGCGCAGTTTCTTGAATATGCTGCTGAGAAAAAGACGCTTGAAATTTCGCTGTGGGTGCTCACGCTGGAGCGCTCGAAGCAGGTTCTGCGCGAGCAGGAGGACAAAATTCTGCTCTGCAAAACTGAACACGATGAAATCCAGGCGGAGATCGATGGGATTGAGAAATCGATCAACCACCTTTTTGCGCAGATGCAGGAGCTCGCCGTACAGATTGATGAACGCCGCCAGAAAACCCGCGAAATCGAAGATCTGTCCGCGAAAAACGGCGCCGATATCGCGGTCATGCGTAATGACATCGCCCATAACGAGTCCTCGATCCAGCGCATTGAAGCGGAGCTCACGCAGTCGGGTGCGTCGGACAGTGACCTCGATGAAAAAATTCGTACATATGAGGACGGGATCGCGCAGAAAGAGGACGCGTTGAACGACCTTCACGCCGGGCAGCAAAAGACACAGGAGGAGATCGACGCGTTTAGCGCCCGCCGCACCGAATGCGCGGGGCGGATCGATGCGCTCAAAGAGCGGCGATACGCGCTTTCCCAGAGCATCAACGAGGTGAAGCTCTCTTCCGCGTCGAGCGGTTCGCTTATCGACGAAACGATTGAGCGGCTTGCCTCAATTAAAGATAATGCGCTGGTGCGCGACGAAAATCTCATCCGCGTTCAGAAAGAACAGGCGGACTGTACCGAGCTGCTCGCGGAGATAGCGGACAATATCCAGTCGCTGCAAAACGCCCAGAAAGGTTACCAGCTCAAGCTGGAAAGTCGGCAGAAAAAGATGGATTCTCTTGCGGCCAACCGCCGTGAGTACGAGGACAAAGCGCGGGAGCGCCTGCAAAAAGCACAGCTGCTGTTCAACATGGAAAACAGTATGGAAGGTTTTTCGCAGAGCGTCAAATACATCATGGCGCAGGCCGGAAAAGGGGCGCTGCACGACATCTACGGACCGGTTTCCCGGCTCATCACGGTGGCGGACGAGCATGCGCTCGCCATTGAGATCGCGCTCGGCGCCGCGATGCAGAATATTGCCGTTAAGGACGAAGCGGTTGCCAAACGTGCAATCGGCATGTTGAAGGAATCCCGTTCCGGACGGGCCACTTTCCTGCCCGTTTCCACTGTAAAGGGAAACAGACTTACAGAGGGCTGGCTTGACACGGCGGACGGTTTTGTCGGTGTGGCCGCCGGACTGGTCCGGTATGAAGAACGTTTCGCAGGCATTATCAACCAGCTTTTGGGAAGAATTGTAATTGTGCGGGATCTCGACTGCGCGACCGCGATTGCCAAACGCGCGGGCTACAAGTTCCGCATTGTCACGCTTGACGGGCAGGTTGTCAACGCGGGCGGTTCGATGACCGGCGGTTACGCGGCAAAAAGCGCGGGCATCCTGAGCCGTGCGAAGGAGATCGACGCGCTGAAAGCCGAGGCGAAGGGCCTGCAGGAACAGATGGCCAGGCTCGACGGGGAACTCAAGGCGCTGCAGGCGGAAGCCGCTGAACTGCGCGCGGTCGCGGCTGGTATTGACGGTGAGCTGAAAACCGCGCAGGAGGACAAAATCCGGTACGAGTCAGAGAAAAAGCGGCTCGACCTTGCCTATGAGGAAGCGGTCCGGGTCAAAGAACAGGCCGCGCTCGAATATGACCAGCTGACCGCGCGGCTCGAGGAGCTCAAAGGCCAGAATGTCTCGAACTCCGAATTGCTCGGCGACCTCACCCGCCAGATGGAGGAGGTCGTGGGCAATCTCGCGCGGCTGGGAAGCCAGCGCGACGACTGCCAGTCCCGCGTGGAGGAAGCCGCGAACCGCTTTTCCGAAGGGAAGGTGCGGGAGGCCGCGCTTGAAAATGAAATCGCCGGCATCCGGCAGATGATCGCGCAGCTTGTCAGCCAGAAAGAAAATCAGGCGGCGCACACCGCCGAACTCGAACGCCAGAAAGCGGAACATGCCGCCGAAATCGAGGCGATTGGCGAAAGGATCGCCGGGGCCGAGGCGCAGCGGGAGACCTACGCGCGGCAGGCCGAGGCGCTGAACGCCGAAATCCGAGAGATGGCCGCGCGGCGAAACGAGAGCGAAGCGCAGTCCTCCCGGCTGCGCGCGGGTGAGAAGGAAATCCTTGCCAGGCGCGAAACGGCAGCGCGGGAATTGGCGCGGCTCGAAGAGAAAAAGACCGCCCTGCAGAGCGAGTATGACGGGATCATATCACGGCTGTGGGACGAATACGAAATCACCCGTTCGCAGGCCTCCGAGGCCGCGCAGCCGGTGGAGGACCCAGCGAAGGCGCAGCGCCGGCTTGGGGAGCTCAAAAGTAAAATCAAGGCGCTCGGCAGCGTCAACATTGCGGCGGTCGAGGAATATAAAGAGGTGTCCGAGCGGTATACTTTCCTAAAGGCCCAGGTCGAGGACGTGGAAAAATCCCGCGCCGAGCTTGGAAAGCTCATCAACGATCTCACCCGGGATATGCAGAATATCTTTGCGGAAAACTTCCAGAAGATCGCAGGGCATTTCGCAAAGATCTTCACCGAGCTGTTCGGCGGCGGCAGGGCGGAGCTCGCGCTCACCGACCCCGCGAACATTCTCGATTCCGGTATTGAAATCTATGTGCAGCCGCCGGGCAAGATCATCAAAAACCTCGCGGCGCTTTCGGGCGGCGAGCAGGCGTTCGTCGCGATCGCAATCTACTTTGCGATCCTCAAGGTTCGCCCGTCGCCGTTCTGCCTGCTCGATGAGATCGAAGCGGCGCTCGATGACGTCAACGTCGTCAAATATGCGCAGTATCTGCGAACGATGTGCCATAAAACCCAGTTCATCACCATCACACACCGCCGCGGCACCATGGAGGAAGCGGATGTCCTTTACGGCGTGACCATGCAGGAGGAGGGCGTTTCGAAGCTTCTGGAACTCAATGTCAGCGAGGTTGAGCAGAAACTGGGCATCAAGTAA
- the rnc gene encoding ribonuclease III, giving the protein MENNLKIAALEERIGYTFQAKKYLDIALTHSSYANEVKKNLSSNERQEFLGDAVLSIIVSEYLFNTFHLAEGDLTKLRAAMVCEKSLCEFAEEIQLGDYLKLGRGEEMMGGRTRPSILADAFEALLAAVYLDGGIEPARKFVLGFVVDLLENKNQFAFNDYKTMLQEIIQKNPEEKLSYMLVEESGPDHNKKFVVEVHLNSNVIGKGSGGSKKSAEQAAAKEALKLMGQ; this is encoded by the coding sequence ATGGAAAACAACTTGAAGATTGCCGCGCTCGAGGAGCGGATCGGCTACACCTTCCAGGCGAAAAAATATTTGGACATCGCGCTGACCCATTCCTCCTACGCGAACGAGGTCAAGAAGAATCTTTCGAGCAATGAGCGGCAGGAGTTTTTGGGGGATGCGGTGCTTTCAATCATCGTGTCAGAATACCTTTTCAATACCTTCCATCTTGCGGAAGGCGATCTCACCAAACTGCGCGCGGCGATGGTCTGCGAAAAATCCCTCTGCGAATTCGCGGAGGAGATCCAGCTTGGAGATTACCTCAAACTCGGCCGCGGCGAGGAGATGATGGGCGGACGCACCCGGCCATCGATTCTGGCCGACGCGTTTGAGGCGCTGCTTGCCGCGGTTTACCTCGATGGAGGAATCGAGCCCGCCCGCAAGTTCGTGCTTGGGTTTGTGGTCGATTTGCTTGAGAACAAAAATCAGTTCGCCTTCAACGACTACAAGACGATGCTGCAGGAGATCATCCAGAAGAATCCGGAAGAAAAGCTTTCCTATATGCTGGTGGAGGAGTCCGGCCCGGATCACAACAAGAAGTTTGTGGTCGAAGTGCACCTCAACAGCAACGTGATCGGCAAAGGCTCCGGCGGCAGTAAAAAGAGCGCTGAACAGGCGGCTGCGAAGGAAGCGCTCAAACTGATGGGCCAATGA
- a CDS encoding elongator complex protein 3, with amino-acid sequence MKHANLSIFVPHAGCPHRCSFCNQKSISGAADCPSGGDVIALCEAQAARMQNREGEIAFFGGSFTAIDREYRTELLEAAAPFVHNGMFRGIRISTRPDCIDPETLAVLKSYGVTAIELGAQSMDDKVLRENGRGHTAWDVEHAARLILEGGFALGLQMMTGLWGADDESDLTTAQRLAALGPQTVRVYPTLVMEGTRLARLYRNGYYRPQTFEGAVVLGARLLEYFTERGIRVIRMGLHAEGTLEAGLLAGPYHPAFRELCEGRLLQNRIRGLLEGKAPGNFILRTAPRNVSKIMGHGACGIVQLRELGYNIRLRQDAAMTGLTLEIEDV; translated from the coding sequence ATGAAGCATGCGAACCTTTCAATTTTTGTGCCGCATGCGGGCTGTCCGCACCGGTGCAGCTTCTGCAACCAGAAAAGCATCTCCGGCGCTGCGGATTGTCCATCCGGCGGCGATGTAATCGCGCTTTGTGAAGCCCAGGCGGCGCGGATGCAGAACCGCGAAGGCGAGATCGCTTTTTTCGGCGGGAGCTTCACTGCGATCGATCGGGAATACAGGACGGAGCTGCTTGAAGCGGCGGCTCCGTTTGTACATAACGGGATGTTCCGGGGAATCCGTATTTCGACCCGGCCGGACTGCATCGATCCGGAAACCCTCGCAGTTTTGAAGTCCTATGGCGTGACCGCCATTGAGCTTGGCGCGCAGAGTATGGACGACAAGGTACTGCGTGAAAACGGGCGCGGGCACACCGCGTGGGATGTGGAACATGCCGCGCGGCTTATTTTGGAAGGCGGATTTGCGCTTGGGCTGCAGATGATGACCGGCCTTTGGGGCGCGGACGATGAGAGCGATCTCACGACGGCGCAGCGGCTCGCGGCGCTTGGTCCGCAGACGGTGCGGGTATATCCGACGCTTGTGATGGAGGGGACGCGGCTCGCGCGTCTTTACCGGAACGGATATTATCGCCCGCAGACGTTTGAAGGAGCGGTTGTGCTCGGAGCGCGTCTGCTGGAATATTTTACGGAACGGGGAATCCGTGTGATCCGCATGGGCCTGCATGCGGAAGGTACGCTTGAAGCGGGGCTGCTCGCCGGGCCGTATCATCCGGCCTTCCGCGAACTTTGCGAGGGAAGGCTTCTCCAGAATCGGATCAGAGGTCTGCTTGAGGGAAAAGCGCCGGGAAATTTCATTTTGCGCACCGCGCCGCGGAACGTTTCAAAAATTATGGGACATGGCGCGTGCGGCATTGTGCAACTGCGGGAATTGGGGTATAATATAAGACTAAGACAAGACGCGGCAATGACAGGTTTAACGTTAGAGATAGAGGATGTGTGA